Proteins from one Microbacterium proteolyticum genomic window:
- a CDS encoding SseB family protein, with product MALFSRRKKSDSDDVSADRPDDVIEPGEQPVDPADAPASEAPAAPVPQVNISTSSFRGVGAPVDAAPVTDSTPPVAARPSARQPGPMEAPEGLESIPGLRDNALLAIALAEIAGQSEPAQLLNVARQLLQGHVFLRVKGDARALLAEGKDLPLAVATRGDEQLVLAYSSGRALTQSVEADGDRDTSAMGQPVMALMRHVIGGPYAGVVLDHSSGDARAVLPTALLERMVSEADPDLRIKTALSEKRTESTASTIVDAVLAGAPLWIAVAQSEEGGPVGVAESRTATGERFLEVFSHPLELLALGRGDQAVPLQTEQLAKALVGDDGLTGLLVDPAGPWIRLNRDDLAGVLALAE from the coding sequence ATGGCACTTTTCTCGCGCCGCAAGAAGTCCGATTCCGATGACGTGTCGGCCGACCGCCCCGACGACGTGATCGAACCGGGCGAGCAGCCCGTCGACCCCGCTGATGCTCCTGCGTCGGAGGCCCCCGCGGCTCCGGTCCCGCAGGTGAACATCTCGACGTCGTCGTTCCGCGGCGTCGGCGCTCCGGTCGATGCTGCGCCCGTCACCGATTCGACGCCGCCGGTCGCCGCGCGGCCCTCGGCGCGCCAGCCGGGCCCGATGGAGGCGCCCGAGGGGCTCGAGTCGATCCCCGGCCTGCGCGACAACGCGCTGCTGGCGATCGCCCTCGCCGAGATCGCCGGACAGTCAGAACCCGCGCAGCTCCTCAACGTCGCGCGTCAACTCCTGCAGGGGCACGTCTTCCTGCGCGTCAAGGGTGACGCCCGCGCACTCCTCGCCGAGGGCAAAGACCTTCCGCTCGCCGTCGCGACGCGCGGCGACGAGCAGCTCGTGCTCGCCTACAGCAGCGGTCGGGCCCTGACCCAGAGCGTCGAGGCCGACGGCGACCGCGACACCTCGGCCATGGGGCAGCCGGTCATGGCGCTCATGCGACACGTCATCGGCGGCCCGTACGCCGGTGTCGTCCTCGATCACAGCTCGGGCGACGCCCGCGCCGTCCTGCCCACGGCGCTCCTGGAACGCATGGTGTCCGAGGCCGACCCCGATCTGCGGATCAAGACGGCGCTCAGCGAGAAGCGCACCGAGTCGACGGCATCCACGATCGTCGACGCGGTCCTCGCGGGGGCGCCGCTGTGGATCGCCGTCGCGCAGTCCGAAGAGGGCGGCCCGGTGGGTGTGGCCGAGTCGCGCACGGCGACCGGCGAGCGGTTCCTCGAGGTGTTCTCGCACCCGCTCGAACTGCTCGCGCTCGGCCGCGGAGATCAGGCCGTGCCGCTGCAGACCGAGCAGCTGGCGAAGGCGCTCGTGGGCGATGACGGTCTCACCGGGCTGCTGGTCGACCCCGCCGGCCCGTGGATCCGGCTGAACCGCGACGACCTCGCCGGGGTGCTGGCACTCGCGGAGTAG
- a CDS encoding ATP-dependent helicase: protein MTDASTPLIVGGSAPADARPDADLLEGLNGPQREAVTYRGQALLIVAGAGSGKTSVLTRRIASLLRTREAYPSQILAITFTNKAAGEMRERVHSLIGQRADGMWISTFHSACVRILRREAQQFGFTKAFTIYDSGDSRALIKRLVKEHEGDAFGLTPAGTQSRISKLKNELADAESYARSANMSDPAERVFVEIFGSYQRELQRANAFDFDDLIAQTVYLFRAFPQVADVYRKRFRHILVDEYQDTNHAQYALIHELTRPPGSDAEPMSAGGGMMIFDAEPEAESGASLTVVGDSDQSIYAFRGADIRNISEFERDYPGAKVVLLEQNYRSTQNILSAANAVISNNFDRKDKKLWTDVGAGDPIIGFTGYSQHDEAQFVADEIESLHRKGVDYSQMAVFYRTNSQSRALEEIFIRSAVPYKIMGGTKFYERAEIKDALAYLVAVANPADSMALRRILNRPRRGIGDVTETAIARYAAEHDITFRDALANSAQLGVGPKLQKAIDQLDAVLSEATAVMLPASGELAPSTSVTEGLTLLLNKSGYFDALRASKDPQDEARLENLDELVAVTREFARNNPEGTIIDFLTEVTLVADADDLDDASGSVSLMTLHTAKGLEYDAVFLTGVEEDLLPHRISANEPGGPQEERRLFYVGITRARKRLHVSLAMTRAQFGEVTVAMPSRFLQEIPADLIDWRQSPGDVNGRGGMQSRALNARGRRPGQTGGGNRYGDDLVPLPKRAPADPSKFPNRIPAKVRDNGDMELAAGDRIRHDDFGEGRVDAITGEGAKRVAHVRFDTVGAKKLLVKIAPISKL, encoded by the coding sequence ATGACCGACGCCTCCACCCCCCTCATCGTCGGCGGCTCCGCCCCGGCGGACGCCCGCCCCGACGCCGACCTGCTCGAAGGGTTGAACGGGCCGCAACGCGAGGCCGTCACCTACCGCGGGCAGGCGCTGCTCATCGTGGCGGGAGCCGGGTCGGGCAAGACCAGCGTGCTGACGCGCCGCATCGCGTCGCTGCTGCGGACGCGCGAGGCGTACCCGAGTCAGATCCTCGCGATCACCTTCACGAACAAGGCCGCGGGCGAGATGCGCGAGCGCGTGCACAGCCTCATCGGTCAGCGGGCCGACGGCATGTGGATCTCGACCTTCCACTCGGCCTGCGTGCGCATCCTGCGGCGCGAGGCGCAGCAGTTCGGCTTCACGAAGGCGTTCACGATCTACGACTCGGGAGATTCCCGCGCGCTCATCAAACGCCTCGTCAAAGAGCACGAGGGCGATGCGTTCGGTCTCACGCCCGCCGGCACGCAGAGCCGCATCTCGAAGCTGAAGAACGAGTTGGCGGATGCCGAGTCCTACGCGCGGTCCGCCAACATGAGCGACCCGGCAGAGCGCGTGTTCGTCGAGATCTTCGGCTCGTACCAGCGCGAGCTGCAGCGGGCCAACGCCTTCGACTTCGACGATCTCATCGCCCAGACCGTCTATCTCTTCCGCGCGTTCCCGCAGGTGGCCGACGTCTATCGCAAGCGGTTCCGGCACATCCTGGTCGACGAGTACCAGGACACCAATCACGCCCAGTACGCGCTCATCCACGAGCTGACCCGCCCGCCCGGGAGCGACGCCGAACCGATGTCGGCCGGCGGCGGGATGATGATCTTCGACGCCGAGCCGGAGGCGGAGAGCGGTGCGTCGCTCACCGTGGTCGGCGACTCCGACCAGTCGATCTACGCCTTCCGCGGCGCCGACATCCGCAACATCAGCGAGTTCGAGCGCGACTACCCCGGAGCCAAGGTCGTGCTGCTCGAGCAGAACTACCGCTCCACGCAGAACATCCTCTCGGCGGCCAACGCGGTCATCTCGAACAACTTCGACCGTAAAGACAAGAAGCTGTGGACCGATGTCGGAGCCGGCGACCCGATCATCGGGTTCACCGGGTACTCGCAGCACGACGAGGCGCAGTTCGTGGCCGACGAGATCGAGTCGCTGCACCGCAAGGGCGTCGACTACTCCCAGATGGCGGTGTTCTACCGCACCAACTCGCAGTCCCGTGCGCTGGAAGAGATCTTCATCCGCTCCGCGGTGCCCTACAAGATCATGGGCGGCACGAAGTTCTACGAGCGCGCCGAGATCAAGGACGCCCTGGCCTACCTCGTGGCGGTCGCCAACCCGGCCGACTCGATGGCTCTGCGGCGCATCCTCAACCGCCCGCGCCGCGGCATCGGCGACGTCACCGAAACGGCGATCGCCCGCTACGCGGCCGAGCACGACATCACGTTCCGCGACGCCCTCGCCAACTCGGCCCAGCTCGGTGTCGGTCCGAAGCTGCAGAAGGCGATCGATCAGCTCGACGCGGTGCTGAGCGAGGCCACGGCCGTGATGCTCCCGGCATCCGGTGAGCTCGCGCCCTCCACCTCCGTGACCGAGGGGCTCACGCTGCTGCTCAACAAGAGCGGATACTTCGACGCGCTGCGCGCCAGCAAAGACCCGCAAGACGAAGCCCGCCTCGAGAACCTCGACGAGCTCGTCGCCGTGACCCGCGAGTTCGCGCGCAACAACCCCGAGGGCACGATCATCGACTTCCTCACCGAGGTGACGCTCGTGGCGGATGCCGATGACCTCGACGACGCATCCGGCTCGGTCTCGCTCATGACCCTGCACACCGCGAAGGGCCTCGAGTACGACGCGGTCTTCCTCACGGGCGTCGAGGAAGACCTGCTCCCGCACCGCATCTCGGCGAACGAGCCGGGCGGACCGCAGGAGGAGCGACGCCTGTTCTACGTGGGCATCACCCGCGCCCGCAAGCGCCTGCACGTCTCGCTCGCAATGACCCGCGCGCAGTTCGGCGAGGTCACGGTCGCGATGCCCAGCCGGTTCCTGCAGGAGATCCCCGCCGATCTCATCGACTGGCGCCAGTCGCCCGGCGACGTCAACGGCCGCGGGGGCATGCAGTCGCGCGCGCTGAATGCGCGCGGGCGGCGACCGGGCCAGACCGGCGGCGGTAACCGTTACGGCGACGACCTCGTGCCCCTGCCGAAGCGGGCGCCCGCAGACCCGAGCAAGTTCCCGAACCGCATCCCCGCGAAGGTCCGCGACAACGGCGACATGGAACTGGCCGCCGGCGATCGCATCCGTCACGACGACTTCGGAGAAGGACGCGTGGATGCCATCACCGGCGAGGGCGCGAAGAGGGTCGCGCACGTGCGCTTCGACACGGTCGGCGCGAAGAAGCTCCTCGTCAAGATCGCGCCGATCTCCAAGCTCTGA
- a CDS encoding DUF1684 domain-containing protein, which produces MTSRAARTALDVADWRRRVFALYAAVREADDPEDAHELWRIERDALFAEHPATPLLPEQRDGFEGLPLAPYDAAWRFEATLLEADGASFVATTGTDGDVGFERIGRVELPDTGSLDVWRLTSYGGGLFVPVRDASAGRPGGTYGGGRYLLDTIKGADLGTGAAPDTLVIDFNFAYNPSCAYDPAWACPLAPVGNVLPVTVPVGELYGV; this is translated from the coding sequence ATGACCTCCCGCGCCGCCCGCACCGCCCTCGACGTCGCCGACTGGCGGCGCCGCGTCTTCGCGCTCTACGCCGCCGTGCGGGAGGCGGACGACCCCGAAGACGCGCACGAGCTGTGGCGGATCGAGCGCGACGCCCTGTTCGCCGAGCACCCGGCCACTCCCCTGCTCCCCGAACAGCGGGACGGTTTCGAGGGGCTGCCGCTGGCGCCGTACGACGCCGCCTGGCGGTTCGAGGCCACTCTGCTCGAGGCCGACGGGGCGTCCTTCGTCGCGACGACCGGCACCGACGGCGACGTCGGATTCGAGCGCATCGGCCGCGTGGAGCTGCCGGACACGGGGTCGCTCGACGTGTGGCGCCTGACCTCGTACGGCGGCGGGCTGTTCGTCCCGGTGCGCGACGCATCGGCCGGACGCCCGGGCGGCACCTACGGCGGGGGCCGCTACCTGCTCGACACGATCAAGGGCGCCGATCTCGGCACGGGCGCCGCGCCCGACACCCTCGTGATCGACTTCAACTTCGCCTATAACCCGTCGTGCGCCTACGACCCCGCGTGGGCGTGCCCGCTCGCGCCGGTCGGCAATGTGCTGCCGGTGACCGTCCCGGTCGGTGAGCTCTACGGGGTGTGA
- a CDS encoding YccF domain-containing protein produces the protein MRLILNILWLVLSGFWLFLGYLAAGIVLCILILTIPWGIASFRIGLYALWPFGREIVAKPTAGVGSFLGNVVWVILAGWWLALEHIVTGLLLCITIIGIPLGIANFKLVPVSLMPLGKEVRDIRRGGPFDRTLAG, from the coding sequence ATGCGCCTGATCCTCAACATCCTGTGGCTCGTCCTCTCGGGGTTCTGGCTGTTCCTCGGCTACCTCGCGGCGGGCATCGTGCTCTGCATCCTGATCCTCACGATCCCGTGGGGCATCGCGTCGTTCCGTATCGGCCTCTACGCCCTCTGGCCGTTCGGACGCGAGATCGTCGCCAAGCCCACCGCGGGCGTCGGATCCTTCCTCGGGAACGTCGTGTGGGTCATCCTCGCCGGGTGGTGGCTCGCCCTCGAGCACATCGTCACCGGACTTCTGCTGTGCATCACGATCATCGGCATCCCGCTCGGGATCGCGAACTTCAAGCTCGTGCCGGTGTCGCTGATGCCGCTCGGCAAAGAGGTCCGCGACATCCGTCGCGGCGGCCCGTTCGACCGGACGCTCGCGGGCTGA
- a CDS encoding DMT family transporter, translated as MLPALAVLAAALCFATTGTAQALAGVDASPLAVGAARIVVGGGILGIIALLRTRPRPSARTAKGPTAVLIAVGAAGVLAYQPLFFLGTRENGVAIGTVVALGSAPIATGIVDAVRSRRLPSGRWMLATAVALAGVVLVSGVTGGAVALAPGGLLASAGAGMSYALYTVCGKALIERGWDSTRVMGTVFGTAAVASVPVLLAAGTSWLLTPNGLALALWLGVVTTAVAYLLFGWGLARLTAVTVSTLTLAEPLGATILGLLVLHENLTAVSAIGLALIAVGLGVVSAPSRRREKVPDATAPA; from the coding sequence ATGCTTCCCGCCCTCGCGGTCCTCGCCGCCGCACTCTGCTTCGCCACGACCGGCACGGCTCAGGCGCTCGCCGGCGTCGACGCCTCTCCCCTGGCCGTCGGCGCCGCGCGCATCGTGGTGGGCGGCGGCATCCTCGGGATCATCGCCCTGCTGCGGACACGCCCGCGCCCGAGCGCCCGCACGGCGAAGGGTCCGACGGCGGTGCTCATCGCCGTCGGTGCCGCGGGAGTTCTGGCCTACCAGCCGTTGTTCTTCCTCGGCACCCGCGAGAACGGCGTCGCGATCGGCACAGTCGTCGCCCTCGGCTCCGCCCCCATCGCGACGGGGATCGTGGATGCCGTCCGCTCGCGCCGCCTGCCGTCGGGCCGGTGGATGCTCGCCACCGCCGTCGCCCTCGCCGGGGTCGTCCTGGTGTCGGGGGTGACCGGCGGCGCTGTCGCCCTGGCCCCCGGCGGACTCCTCGCGTCGGCGGGCGCGGGAATGTCGTACGCCCTCTATACGGTGTGCGGAAAGGCGCTGATCGAGAGAGGGTGGGACTCCACGCGCGTCATGGGAACCGTCTTCGGCACCGCGGCCGTCGCGAGCGTGCCCGTGCTGCTCGCGGCCGGAACGTCGTGGCTGCTCACCCCGAACGGCCTCGCGCTCGCGCTCTGGCTCGGCGTCGTCACCACCGCCGTCGCCTACCTGCTGTTCGGGTGGGGTCTGGCGCGTCTGACCGCCGTGACCGTGTCGACCCTGACACTCGCCGAGCCCCTGGGGGCGACGATCCTCGGGCTCCTCGTGCTGCACGAGAACCTCACCGCCGTGAGCGCGATCGGCCTCGCGCTCATCGCGGTCGGGCTCGGCGTCGTGTCGGCTCCGTCCCGCCGACGTGAGAAGGTTCCGGATGCCACGGCCCCGGCGTGA
- a CDS encoding GntR family transcriptional regulator codes for MLPPSPPRGADSPPRRGTPGPRTADVVADALRDGILSGELAPGTPLREEELSATHGVSRHTARTALATLTAERLVTAEPYRGVRVSLLDDAALVALQQLRCALETEALRIVRDRGIRPPNVDAALDALAAAEASGNWPATLDAHARVHRALVDAADSPRIAEEYRRLDSEMHLLLTHVRPAYGAGALTTEHRAYVEAALADPEHAVRAHLEHSTRMILEGRRGS; via the coding sequence ATGCTCCCACCCTCACCGCCCCGCGGCGCGGACTCTCCCCCGCGCCGTGGCACCCCCGGCCCGCGCACGGCGGACGTCGTCGCGGACGCGCTGCGCGACGGCATCCTGTCGGGCGAGCTCGCGCCAGGCACACCGCTCCGCGAGGAGGAGCTGAGCGCGACCCACGGCGTTTCGCGGCACACCGCGCGGACGGCGCTCGCGACCCTCACCGCGGAGCGGCTGGTCACCGCGGAGCCGTACCGCGGCGTCCGGGTGTCGCTCCTCGACGACGCGGCCCTCGTCGCCCTGCAGCAGCTGCGGTGCGCGCTCGAGACCGAAGCCCTGCGGATCGTCCGCGACCGTGGCATCCGGCCACCGAACGTCGACGCCGCCCTCGACGCCCTGGCCGCCGCCGAGGCATCCGGGAACTGGCCCGCGACGCTCGACGCGCACGCGCGCGTGCACCGGGCCCTCGTGGATGCCGCCGACTCCCCCCGCATCGCCGAGGAGTACCGGCGTCTCGATTCCGAGATGCACCTGCTGCTCACGCACGTCCGCCCCGCGTACGGCGCCGGCGCGTTGACGACCGAGCACCGCGCCTACGTCGAGGCGGCGCTGGCCGACCCCGAGCACGCGGTCCGCGCGCATCTGGAGCACTCGACGCGGATGATCCTGGAGGGTCGGCGCGGTTCGTGA
- a CDS encoding lamin tail domain-containing protein yields the protein MSTLRRALAAAAASAVCAATVVALPLPSLAAEPGGIHINEVESSGGTPGDWVEFINTSSSPISLAGYTFKDSDDTHAFVFGADASVPAGGVYVIDEKGGVGNFDFGLGANDSARLFDASGALVDSRSWTAHAATTYGYNPGGSPDWTETAEPTKGAANTFGTSTPAPSPSPTPTPTSGPAPTSDVVVNEIVYDAVSGVASDSIELYNSSSSPVDIGGWKVSDDKRSEFGTIAAGTVLASKAFLVLVNGTDFPFGLGKGDEVVLYDATGTVVDSYAYTNTAALATWARCPDGTGAWAPATEVTLGSANVCAAPTVPASVRLNEVDSQPADWVELYNPGSTAFDLTGYELRDNSDDHRWTFLPGTALSAGGFLVVDEATEGLVGGVRTAFRDPIGIGSADRIRLFDPTGALVDDTLPWQGHAAIDGDAAAATLARCPNGVGAFVLARPTPGAANECVLPDVVINEVESNGDATDWVEIVNNESAPVDISGWTLVDNDPVGHAADTTPVPAGTVLAPGGRFVFDGGIHFSFGLGGADTATIRNASGLTVVEYSWTAHAQGVYARCPDGVGELRDVALSTKGFPNACGSPVRINEVESDGGSSDDWIELVNPTGSAVDAAGLVLKDDDDTHIYTLPAGSTLAAHGYLVVERADLGFGLGGADTVRLFEGDTLIDSTSWTAHAATTWGRCPDTTGVFAVTFAVTKGAANVCEAPAVEWPGAPETRVVDTAPTFLSDSSGLDSQVTADGTFLWAVDNGTGTFWKLAVAADGSATPVAGWENGKRARFPKDAGNAGAAGPDAEGITVADDGFVYLATERDNSAKGVNRNTVLKVDPNAPGPDVVAGQEWDLTASLPAVAANVGLEAVEWISDADLETTLVDRNTGALYDPARYPGHGDGLFFTAMEDNGHVYAFALNADGTHVLVAEIVPGLPAVMALDWDTALGVLWAMCDDGCHGDGVQVTLNGTDTPGLVRVSRPAGLPDTNNEGFATLPVALGEASTRSAWWFTDGVAQGALRVGSLPALAGPVDPTPEPTPTPEPTPDSTPTPETTATAQPSETSSAAPSASSSPAASTGQKADALASTGAVTAVWAAVAGGILLAAGIGLMAVRRRRAGV from the coding sequence ATGTCGACCCTGCGTCGTGCCCTCGCGGCCGCGGCGGCGAGCGCCGTCTGCGCCGCCACCGTCGTCGCTCTGCCCCTGCCGTCTCTCGCCGCCGAGCCCGGTGGCATCCACATCAACGAAGTCGAGTCCAGCGGCGGTACCCCCGGCGACTGGGTGGAGTTCATCAACACGTCATCGTCGCCGATCTCGCTCGCCGGCTACACCTTCAAGGACTCCGACGACACGCACGCGTTCGTCTTCGGCGCCGACGCGTCGGTTCCGGCCGGGGGCGTCTACGTCATCGACGAGAAGGGCGGTGTCGGCAACTTCGACTTCGGCCTCGGCGCCAACGACTCCGCTCGACTGTTCGACGCGAGCGGCGCGCTCGTCGACTCGCGCTCGTGGACGGCGCACGCGGCGACCACCTACGGCTACAACCCGGGTGGCTCGCCCGACTGGACCGAGACGGCCGAGCCCACCAAGGGCGCCGCGAACACCTTCGGAACGTCGACGCCCGCCCCGAGCCCGTCGCCGACGCCGACCCCGACGTCCGGCCCCGCGCCGACCTCGGACGTCGTCGTCAACGAGATCGTCTACGACGCGGTCTCGGGTGTGGCGTCCGACAGCATCGAGCTGTACAACTCCAGCTCCTCCCCGGTCGACATCGGCGGATGGAAGGTCAGCGACGACAAGCGCAGCGAGTTCGGCACGATCGCCGCGGGTACGGTGCTGGCGTCGAAGGCCTTCCTCGTCCTGGTCAACGGGACCGACTTCCCCTTCGGCCTCGGCAAGGGCGACGAGGTCGTGCTCTACGACGCGACCGGTACCGTCGTCGACTCGTACGCCTACACCAACACCGCCGCCCTGGCGACCTGGGCCCGCTGCCCCGACGGAACCGGTGCCTGGGCGCCGGCCACCGAGGTGACGCTGGGATCGGCGAACGTCTGCGCCGCACCGACCGTTCCCGCGAGCGTCCGGCTCAACGAGGTCGACTCGCAGCCGGCGGACTGGGTCGAGCTGTACAACCCCGGCTCCACCGCGTTCGACCTCACGGGGTACGAACTGCGCGACAACTCCGACGACCACCGGTGGACCTTCCTCCCCGGGACCGCGCTCTCCGCGGGCGGATTCCTCGTCGTCGACGAGGCCACCGAGGGCCTCGTCGGGGGAGTGCGCACCGCCTTCCGCGACCCGATCGGGATCGGCAGCGCCGACCGTATCCGGCTCTTCGACCCGACCGGCGCCCTCGTCGACGACACGCTGCCCTGGCAGGGCCACGCCGCGATCGACGGCGACGCCGCCGCGGCGACTCTCGCTCGCTGCCCCAACGGCGTGGGCGCGTTCGTGCTCGCGCGTCCGACTCCGGGCGCGGCGAACGAGTGCGTCCTCCCCGACGTCGTGATCAACGAGGTCGAGTCCAACGGCGACGCGACGGACTGGGTCGAGATCGTCAACAACGAGTCCGCTCCCGTCGACATCTCGGGCTGGACCCTCGTCGACAACGACCCCGTCGGACACGCGGCCGACACGACCCCCGTGCCCGCCGGCACCGTGCTCGCCCCGGGGGGACGCTTCGTCTTCGACGGTGGCATCCACTTCTCGTTCGGCCTCGGCGGTGCCGACACGGCGACGATCCGGAACGCGTCGGGCCTCACCGTCGTCGAGTACTCGTGGACCGCTCACGCACAGGGTGTCTACGCGCGCTGCCCCGACGGCGTGGGCGAACTGCGCGACGTCGCCCTGTCGACCAAGGGATTCCCGAACGCCTGCGGCAGCCCCGTGCGCATCAACGAGGTCGAGTCCGACGGCGGATCGTCCGACGACTGGATCGAGCTGGTGAACCCGACCGGCTCGGCGGTGGATGCCGCGGGCCTCGTGCTGAAGGACGACGACGACACGCACATCTACACGCTCCCCGCGGGCTCCACGCTGGCCGCCCACGGCTACCTCGTGGTGGAGCGGGCCGACCTCGGTTTCGGGCTCGGCGGGGCTGACACCGTGCGCCTGTTCGAGGGCGACACGCTCATCGACTCCACGTCCTGGACGGCGCACGCCGCGACCACGTGGGGCCGCTGCCCCGACACCACGGGCGTCTTCGCGGTGACGTTCGCCGTGACCAAGGGCGCCGCCAACGTCTGCGAGGCCCCGGCGGTCGAGTGGCCCGGTGCGCCCGAGACGCGCGTGGTCGACACGGCCCCCACCTTCCTCTCGGACAGCTCGGGCCTGGACAGCCAGGTGACGGCGGACGGCACGTTCCTCTGGGCGGTCGACAACGGCACCGGGACCTTCTGGAAGCTCGCCGTCGCGGCGGACGGCTCGGCCACCCCCGTCGCGGGATGGGAGAACGGCAAGCGTGCTCGCTTCCCGAAGGATGCCGGCAACGCCGGCGCAGCGGGGCCGGATGCCGAGGGCATCACGGTCGCCGATGACGGCTTCGTGTACCTCGCGACCGAGCGCGACAACAGCGCGAAGGGCGTGAACCGCAACACCGTGCTGAAGGTCGACCCGAACGCGCCCGGACCCGACGTCGTCGCCGGCCAGGAGTGGGACCTCACGGCATCCCTCCCGGCGGTGGCGGCCAACGTCGGGCTCGAGGCCGTCGAGTGGATCTCGGATGCCGACCTGGAGACCACGCTCGTCGACCGGAACACCGGCGCGCTCTACGACCCCGCGCGTTACCCCGGACACGGCGACGGGCTGTTCTTCACGGCGATGGAGGACAACGGCCACGTGTACGCCTTCGCGTTGAACGCCGACGGCACGCACGTGCTCGTCGCCGAGATCGTGCCCGGTCTCCCGGCCGTCATGGCCCTGGACTGGGACACGGCTCTCGGGGTGCTGTGGGCGATGTGCGACGACGGATGCCACGGCGACGGGGTCCAGGTGACGCTCAACGGCACGGACACGCCGGGTCTCGTGCGCGTCTCGCGCCCCGCGGGCCTGCCCGACACCAACAACGAGGGCTTCGCGACGCTGCCGGTGGCTCTCGGTGAAGCATCCACGCGGTCGGCGTGGTGGTTCACCGACGGGGTCGCCCAGGGGGCGCTCCGCGTGGGCTCGCTGCCCGCCCTCGCGGGTCCCGTGGACCCGACGCCCGAGCCCACTCCGACCCCCGAGCCGACTCCGGACTCCACCCCGACGCCGGAGACGACCGCGACCGCGCAGCCGTCGGAGACGTCGTCGGCCGCTCCCTCGGCGTCGTCGTCGCCCGCTGCCTCGACCGGGCAGAAGGCGGACGCGCTGGCGTCGACCGGCGCGGTCACGGCCGTCTGGGCGGCCGTGGCGGGTGGCATCCTGCTGGCGGCCGGGATCGGCCTGATGGCCGTGCGTCGTCGGCGCGCCGGCGTCTGA
- a CDS encoding CotH kinase family protein, translated as MGGLEAPGVIGGMMRRKRIATAALGSVAVVVLVAGCSSAVSTDAATSVPTDASSEASTSAVVSGQGFWDQSVVHSLSISYEQDDYDALIAAYIDTGEKEWIEATVVIDGATLENVGLKLKGNSSLKGLSTDADAELSSENPEDLPWIIDLDKFVDGQEYEGSVEFVIRGNSSETSLNEAVALDLLEASGLASEQAVASRVEVNGTEALRLVVENPDDSWVERALTGSTALYKAETGGDYSYRGDDPESYTDVFDQEAGEDDLTPLIDFLQFINESDDATFEAELGQHLDVTSFATYLAFQELVDNFDDIDGPGTTPISRTTRAPAS; from the coding sequence GTGGGGGGTTTAGAAGCCCCTGGTGTCATCGGCGGCATGATGCGACGAAAGAGGATTGCGACCGCCGCGCTGGGATCGGTCGCCGTGGTGGTCCTGGTGGCGGGCTGCAGCTCCGCGGTCTCGACCGATGCGGCGACGAGCGTCCCGACGGATGCCTCGTCGGAGGCATCGACGAGCGCGGTCGTCTCGGGACAGGGGTTCTGGGATCAATCCGTCGTGCATTCCCTCTCGATCTCGTACGAACAAGACGATTACGACGCGCTCATCGCGGCGTACATCGACACCGGGGAGAAGGAGTGGATCGAGGCGACCGTCGTCATCGACGGTGCCACCCTCGAGAACGTCGGGCTGAAGCTGAAAGGCAACTCGTCCTTGAAGGGGCTCTCCACCGACGCGGACGCGGAGCTCAGTTCCGAGAACCCCGAGGATCTGCCCTGGATCATCGACCTCGACAAGTTCGTGGATGGACAGGAGTACGAGGGGTCGGTCGAATTCGTCATCCGTGGGAACAGCTCCGAGACCTCGCTCAATGAGGCGGTCGCACTGGATCTCCTGGAAGCCTCGGGCCTCGCGTCCGAGCAGGCGGTGGCGAGCCGGGTGGAGGTGAACGGGACCGAGGCGCTGCGCCTCGTCGTCGAGAATCCCGACGATTCGTGGGTGGAGCGCGCCCTCACCGGATCGACCGCGCTGTACAAGGCCGAGACCGGCGGCGACTACTCCTATCGCGGTGACGATCCCGAGTCCTACACCGACGTCTTCGACCAGGAGGCGGGAGAGGACGACCTGACTCCTCTGATCGACTTCCTCCAGTTCATCAACGAGTCGGACGACGCGACGTTCGAGGCGGAACTCGGACAGCACCTCGACGTCACCTCGTTCGCGACCTACCTCGCCTTCCAAGAACTCGTCGACAACTTCGACGACATCGATGGCCCCGGAACAACTCCTATCTCTCGTACGACGCGAGCACCGGCCTCATGA